The following are from one region of the Sorghum bicolor cultivar BTx623 chromosome 2, Sorghum_bicolor_NCBIv3, whole genome shotgun sequence genome:
- the LOC8077276 gene encoding serine/threonine-protein kinase SRPK, producing MSRVASLSPSLSGDEVDVEEEEEDEGVDGYRKGGYHAVRPGDQFAAGRYVAQRKLGWGNFSTVWLAFDVQSQRYVALKIQKSAPEFAQAALHEIEFLSEITKRDPSNCKCIIQLVDHFKHAGPNGQHICLVFELLGDSLLKLVQYNRYKGIGLDRVKRICKSILVGLDYLHNELGIIHSDLKLENVLLVSTIDPSKDPVRSGLKPNLERPEGNPNGEAALNAIEKKLKMRARRVLAKLAEKKKSAVESSRSERSLDGIDLTCKIVDFGNACWADKQFTDFIQTRQYRAPEIILGAGYSFSVDMWSFACIAFELATGEMLFTPKEGHGYSEDEDHLALMMELLGKMPKKIATMGTRSKEYFDRHGDLKRIRRLKLSSIERVLVDKYKISESDAREFARFLCPLLDFAPEKRPTALDCLKHPWLRYNEDGPLNNKDAKNIDLAQSTGSITSGDCTNIDLTSKKGGPTGTCDKTADAKHNTRSITSSASMNTDVQPNTGNIANRLAKNVDVNPNIGSITNRDTKTSDMKPHIGSITISDAKSSNAKLDTGNVTDRNAKTLNIKPNSDNISSRDDKSNNGDTTNSIVVNKDVKRSIRSVVNSYIRNFDAQCNTGSPANSDARNSSDMKPSTRIVSSADNAKCMDIKPTSGSAKSNDTSAKSNDTINANVKSNTGIVANSDAKNTDVQTNIGSVDSSDDYSVDSKPNIGRVAASIQRLESSMSKVQSGKYRVNIPQANIPQD from the exons ATGTCGCGGGTGGCGTCGCTGTCGCCGTCCTTGTCGGGCGACGAGGTTGAcgtggaggaggaagaggaggacgagGGCGTCGACGGCTACCGCAAGGGCGGCTACCACGCCGTCCGCCCCGGGGACCAGTTCGCCGCCGGCCGCTACGTCGCGCAGCGGAAGCTCGGCTGGGGCAACTTCTCCACCGTCTGGCTCGCCTTCGACGTCCAATCACAG AGATACGTGGCCCTGAAGATCCAAAAGAGTGCGCCTGAGTTTGCGCAAGCTGCTCTCCATGAAATCGAGTTCCTATCAGAGATCACCAAGAGGGACCCGTCGAACTGCAAATGCATCATTCAGCTGGTAGATCACTTCAAGCACGCGGGGCCGAACGGGCAGCATATCTGCCTCGTCTTTGAGTTACTGGGAGATAGCTTGCTTAAGCTGGTACAGTACAACCGGTACAAAGGCATCGGGTTAGATAGGGTGAAGCGAATATGCAAGTCGATTTTGGTAGGCCTTGATTACTTGCACAATGAGCTTGGCATCATCCATTCAGATTTGAAGCTTGAGAACGTTCTCCTTGTCTCGACCATTGATCCCTCCAAGGACCCCGTTCGCTCTGGGCTTAAACCTAACCTCGAGAGGCCTGAGGGAAACCCTAATGGTGAAGCTGCTCTTAACGCGATTGAGAAGAAGCTAAAGATGAGAGCAAGGAGGGTGCTTGCAAAGCTTgctgagaaaaaaaaatcagctgTGGAATCTTCGCGCTCAGAAAGGAGCTTGGATGGAATTGATCTTACATGCAAGATTGTGGACTTTGGGAATGCTTGCTGGGCTGACAAGCAATTTACAGATTTTATCCAGACAAGGCAGTATCGGGCGCCAGAGATCATTCTAGGTGCAGGATACTCGTTTTCTGTCGACATGTGGTCATTTGCATGTATTGCTTTTGAGCTCGCAACAGGAGAAATGCTATTTACACCCAAGGAAGGCCACGGATACAGTGAAGATGAG GATCACTTGGCTTTAATGATGGAACTACTTGGCAAGATGCCAAAAAAG ATTGCAACCATGGGAACACGATCAAAGGAATATTTTGACCGCCATGGAGATCTGAAGCGGATAAGAAGGCTGAAATTGTCATCCATTGAACGTGTCCTTGTcgacaaatacaaaatttctgaATCTGATGCCCGGGAATTTGCCAGATTTCTTTGCCCTTTACTCGACTTTGCACCAGAGAAGAGGCCAACAGCTTTAGACTGCCTAAAGCATCCATGGCTTCGATATAACGAGGATGGGCCTCTTAACAATAAGGATGCCAAGAACATTGATCTGGCCCAAAGCACAGGGAGTATCACCAGTGGTGACTGTACAAATATTGATTTGACGAGCAAAAAAGGCGGCCCCACTGGAACTTGTGATAAGACTGCTGATGCGAAACACAACACAAGAAGCATTACCAGCAGTGCTTCCATGAACACTGATGTACAGCCCAATACTGGAAACATTGCCAACAGACTTGCCAAAAATGTTGATGTAAATCCGAACATTGGATCCATCACTAATAGAGACACCAAGACTTCTGATATGAAGCCCCACATTGGAAGCATCACCATCAGTGATGCCAAAAGCTCTAATGCAAAGCTGGATACAGGTAACGTCACTGATAGAAATGCCAAAACGCTCAATATAAAGCCCAACTCTGACAACATCTCCAGCAGAGATGATAAGAGCAATAATGGGGACACCACCAATTCCATTGTTGTCAACAAAGATGTGAAGCGCAGCATTAGAAGTGTTGTTAATTCTTATATCAGGAACTTTGATGCACAATGCAACACTGGAAGCCCTGCTAACAGTGATGCTCGGAACTCATCAGATATGAAACCCAGCACTAGAATTGTTAGCAGTGCTGATAATGCCAAGTGTATGGACATAAAACCGACCAGCGGAAGTGCTAAGAGCAATGACACCAGTGCTAAGAGCAATGACACCATCAATGCTAATGTGAAATCCAACACTGGAATTGTTGCAAACAGTGATGCCAAGAACACCGATGTACAGACTAACATTGGAAGTGTCGACAGCAGCGATGATTACAGCGTTGACTCAAAACCAAACATTGGTCGGGTTGCTGCAAGCATACAGAGGTTGGAGAGCAGCATGAGTAAAGTGCAAAGCGGGAAATACAG GGTCAACATTCCTCAGGCCAACATTCCTCAAGATTGA